A single region of the Coprobacter tertius genome encodes:
- a CDS encoding DUF1566 domain-containing protein, producing the protein MKRKEMNKILYRICLCAAALYAGGFTGASAQYILKETLPGFSAPVAVFYADGMPDAAVWPFGTNLMRNGATIRHNTSGGNENNPNINGRVPARFIVAPADIAPGTWANVSGFEDAANYNTKADFTKPVAGAGCRGLTTGGRSWRLPTVGELLMIRIFQEAVDAIYPAHPMIEGEYWSSTESTTSGNSYSVVFGFPATGDAYLAVYTQWYNSSKPLPVRNARCVSDY; encoded by the coding sequence ATGAAACGTAAAGAAATGAATAAGATTTTATACCGGATATGCCTGTGCGCGGCAGCCCTTTACGCGGGTGGTTTTACCGGAGCCTCGGCGCAGTACATCCTAAAAGAGACGCTCCCTGGCTTTAGTGCCCCGGTAGCGGTATTTTATGCCGACGGCATGCCCGATGCGGCGGTATGGCCCTTCGGTACGAATCTGATGAGGAACGGGGCCACGATACGCCACAACACGAGCGGGGGAAATGAAAACAACCCGAATATCAACGGCCGGGTACCGGCGCGGTTTATCGTGGCGCCGGCCGACATCGCTCCCGGTACGTGGGCGAATGTGTCGGGCTTTGAAGATGCCGCCAATTATAATACTAAAGCCGATTTTACCAAGCCTGTCGCCGGCGCCGGTTGCCGGGGGTTAACTACGGGCGGGCGAAGTTGGCGGTTGCCCACCGTAGGGGAATTGCTGATGATACGCATCTTTCAGGAAGCGGTCGACGCCATTTATCCCGCTCATCCCATGATAGAGGGGGAATACTGGTCTTCGACAGAAAGTACAACAAGTGGTAATTCATATTCTGTCGTTTTCGGCTTTCCGGCTACCGGTGACGCGTATCTTGCCGTATATACTCAATGGTACAACAGTTCAAAACCGCTCCCCGTTCGGAATGCCCGATGCGTCAGCGATTATTGA
- a CDS encoding B3/B4 domain-containing protein, translated as MTGIKVTVSEKFLSVCPQFDAAVITAKVHNSALNPRLWQEIDAESRRIKETYTLPDINKREAIRSTRAAYKALGKDPNRYRPSAEALCRRIVKGMELYRISTLVDLINLVSMHTGFSIGGFDAEKINGDLILGVGNANEEFQGIGRGLLNIEGLPVYRDRTGPIGTPTSDEERTKLTLATREILIIINAYSGGEQLGNAVRLTGCLLTEYADAKELSYTEIFK; from the coding sequence ATGACCGGAATAAAAGTGACTGTTTCCGAAAAGTTTTTATCGGTATGCCCTCAATTCGATGCTGCCGTTATAACGGCTAAAGTGCATAACTCGGCCCTTAACCCGCGGCTTTGGCAAGAAATCGACGCAGAAAGTCGAAGGATTAAGGAAACCTATACTTTACCGGATATCAATAAACGGGAAGCGATACGTTCTACCCGAGCGGCTTACAAAGCATTGGGAAAAGATCCCAATCGCTACCGGCCCTCGGCAGAGGCTCTCTGCCGACGTATCGTAAAAGGAATGGAACTGTATCGAATCTCTACTTTAGTCGATCTTATCAACCTGGTATCGATGCATACCGGTTTTTCAATCGGAGGGTTCGATGCAGAAAAAATAAACGGCGATCTGATTTTGGGAGTAGGAAACGCAAACGAAGAATTCCAGGGCATCGGGCGAGGATTACTCAACATCGAAGGTCTCCCGGTTTACAGAGACAGGACCGGGCCTATCGGGACTCCCACCAGCGACGAAGAACGTACGAAACTCACCCTGGCTACTCGTGAAATACTAATTATCATCAATGCCTACTCCGGCGGGGAGCAACTCGGAAACGCAGTAAGGCTTACCGGCTGTTTACTTACCGAATATGCCGATGCTAAAGAATTATCGTATACCGAAATATTTAAATAA
- a CDS encoding flavin reductase family protein yields MEKINVTDLDENFFETIGKEWMLVTAGTKEKFNTMTASWGGIGFLWNKPVVFVFIRPERYTYEFIEANQDFTLSFLGEENKGIHKICGSKSGRDTDKIKETGLIPRITERGNIIFEQSRLTLECRKLYYDDLKKTNFIETDIPGKWYNGAGYHRMYVAEIVNILKK; encoded by the coding sequence ATGGAAAAAATAAATGTAACAGATCTCGATGAAAACTTTTTTGAAACCATCGGGAAAGAATGGATGCTGGTAACAGCCGGAACAAAAGAAAAATTCAATACGATGACTGCCAGTTGGGGAGGAATCGGTTTTTTATGGAATAAACCCGTTGTTTTCGTTTTTATCCGACCCGAACGATATACCTACGAGTTTATCGAAGCCAACCAAGATTTTACCCTCTCTTTTCTCGGAGAAGAAAACAAAGGAATACACAAAATATGCGGAAGCAAATCGGGGCGCGATACCGATAAAATTAAAGAGACCGGCCTCATTCCTCGTATTACCGAGAGAGGAAATATCATTTTCGAACAATCGCGCCTGACACTCGAATGCCGGAAACTGTATTATGACGACCTGAAAAAAACAAATTTTATCGAGACCGATATTCCCGGAAAATGGTACAACGGCGCGGGATACCACCGCATGTATGTAGCAGAAATCGTAAATATCCTGAAGAAATGA
- a CDS encoding AAA family ATPase, translated as MEKKPFIFGVATSGDNFTDREKETSRLVLNFQHGVNTVLISPRRWGKTSLVQKACRLAQSDKLKVVYIDIFSCRSDKDFYDAFASAILKQTSSKLDEWLEHAKLFLSRISPKISMGTDPMTDFSISLEMNPKSNEIDEILQLPEKIAQKKGCNIVICIDEFQQIAEFKDSKTFQKRLRSIWQLQNSVSYCLFGSKKHLMNELFEKRSLPFYKFGDAIYLTKIGTANWVDYICGRFEATGKRISKELAEKICQRVDNHSSYVQQLAWLVWIHTDKVATEKDFEEAYQDIIDQNTPLFEKQTESLTTYQMNFLRAIIDGVHSEFTTQEVLQKYQLGSSANVSIVKRALVKKELIEIEKRQTIIPDPVMKVWLKRELGV; from the coding sequence ATGGAGAAAAAACCTTTCATATTCGGTGTTGCAACATCGGGCGATAATTTCACCGACCGGGAAAAAGAGACCTCTCGACTGGTATTGAATTTCCAGCATGGAGTGAATACGGTATTGATCTCGCCTCGCCGTTGGGGTAAAACCTCTTTGGTGCAGAAAGCGTGTCGCTTGGCGCAGTCCGACAAATTGAAGGTCGTTTATATCGATATTTTTTCTTGCCGTAGTGACAAGGATTTCTATGACGCATTTGCTTCGGCCATTCTCAAACAAACCTCTTCAAAGTTGGATGAATGGTTGGAGCATGCCAAATTATTTCTTTCACGAATCAGTCCTAAAATATCGATGGGAACCGATCCGATGACGGATTTTTCAATATCGCTTGAAATGAATCCCAAGAGCAACGAGATCGATGAAATCCTGCAACTCCCTGAAAAGATAGCGCAAAAAAAAGGTTGTAATATCGTTATTTGCATCGACGAGTTCCAGCAAATTGCAGAATTCAAAGATTCCAAAACATTCCAGAAGCGGTTACGCTCGATCTGGCAATTACAGAATTCGGTATCTTACTGCTTATTCGGCAGCAAAAAACACTTGATGAACGAACTTTTTGAAAAAAGAAGCCTTCCGTTCTATAAATTCGGAGACGCTATCTATTTGACAAAAATCGGGACGGCGAACTGGGTGGATTATATTTGTGGCCGTTTCGAAGCTACGGGAAAGCGGATTTCGAAAGAGTTAGCCGAAAAAATCTGTCAGAGAGTGGATAATCACTCTTCGTATGTGCAGCAGTTGGCGTGGCTGGTATGGATTCATACGGATAAAGTTGCCACGGAGAAGGATTTCGAGGAGGCATATCAGGATATCATCGACCAGAATACACCGTTGTTCGAGAAGCAGACCGAAAGCCTAACGACCTATCAGATGAATTTTTTGCGAGCCATTATTGATGGAGTCCATAGCGAATTTACCACGCAAGAGGTTTTGCAGAAATATCAACTCGGTTCATCGGCTAATGTCAGCATCGTAAAGCGGGCATTGGTCAAGAAAGAGCTTATCGAGATCGAAAAGCGTCAAACCATTATTCCCGATCCCGTGATGAAGGTGTGGTTAAAAAGAGAATTAGGTGTATAA